In Bacillus solimangrovi, the DNA window GATCAGCCTTTTTATTATGTGATGATTTATAGTAAATGGAATAAGTACCAAACAGCAATATGCACATAGTTGACCAATCATAAGATTACAGGTGGTATTGTAAATAGAATGTATAGTAATTGAAGGTGAAGGTTAGAAGAGGTTATCGTTACATAGATTTTTTGAGCAAATATAATAGAGTGTGGAGAAATATATGATTTCTCCACACTCTAGAATTACAATAGTTATTTTTTGACTACATTCTTTCTAATTGTTCTCTTGCTTTTGCTTCATGTATTGATAATGAACGGATTCCTTTCTTAAGAATACCATCCTTTTTGAATTGACTTATAATTGCGCTTGTCGTCTCTCGGGTAGAGCCGATCATATTCGCGATGTCTAAGTGGGTGAGCTTCACATTAATCGTTTGCCATTCTTTGTTTCGTTTACCTGATTTTTCGCTTAAATTAAGTAATAAATATAAAATACGATGTTTGACATCGCTTAATGCAATTTTTTCACTCATGCTGTAAATCTCTTTGAGACGAGCAGATAAGATATTAATGAATTTAATTGCGATCTTAGGGTTTTCCTCAATAAACGTTTCAAATT includes these proteins:
- a CDS encoding Crp/Fnr family transcriptional regulator, with amino-acid sequence MDKLSLLSQINLLDELPMEELKVIDEISEMQPIKKGTIILDPINRLEAIFLLKKGQVRLYRMNAQGKQFTVDILIDGSIFGETSTLSLTDDEIYAEAMTDCYICMMGKKEFETFIEENPKIAIKFINILSARLKEIYSMSEKIALSDVKHRILYLLLNLSEKSGKRNKEWQTINVKLTHLDIANMIGSTRETTSAIISQFKKDGILKKGIRSLSIHEAKAREQLERM